The following coding sequences lie in one Terriglobales bacterium genomic window:
- a CDS encoding OmpA family protein translates to MTRNAVVFATVLGLAASVGCSTKKYVKQQTTPIIEKTNELDDLTAKNTNAIKDVDARAQQGITDVNQRAAAADQKAQAAGQQAGQAQELATQASNRVTSLQNTVANLDNYHPVAETTVHFAFNQANLTKKAEEALDQLASEIPNAPHYIITVEGGADSVGDRDYNYDLSQRRASAVIQYLAGKANVPAHKIYLIGLGEDKPVADNKSSAGRAQNRRVDVRLMTNTGEQTSQPAQQPGGGAR, encoded by the coding sequence ATGACCCGCAACGCCGTGGTATTTGCGACCGTGCTCGGCCTGGCTGCCTCGGTCGGCTGCAGCACCAAGAAATACGTCAAGCAGCAGACCACGCCCATCATCGAGAAGACCAACGAGCTCGATGACCTGACCGCGAAGAACACCAACGCCATCAAGGACGTTGACGCGCGCGCTCAGCAGGGCATCACGGACGTCAACCAGCGCGCCGCCGCCGCTGACCAGAAGGCGCAGGCAGCCGGCCAGCAAGCCGGCCAGGCGCAGGAGCTCGCCACCCAGGCCAGCAACCGCGTCACCTCGCTGCAGAACACGGTTGCCAACCTGGACAACTATCATCCCGTGGCGGAAACCACGGTGCACTTCGCCTTCAACCAGGCCAATCTGACGAAGAAAGCGGAAGAAGCGCTCGACCAGCTTGCATCTGAGATTCCCAACGCCCCGCACTACATCATCACCGTGGAGGGCGGAGCGGACTCGGTGGGCGACCGTGATTACAACTACGATCTGAGCCAGCGCCGCGCATCGGCCGTCATCCAGTACCTGGCGGGGAAGGCCAACGTGCCCGCGCACAAGATCTACCTCATCGGCCTGGGCGAAGATAAGCCGGTCGCCGACAACAAGAGTTCCGCCGGACGCGCCCAGAACCGTCGCGTGGACGTGCGGCTCATGACCAACACCGGCGAGCAGACCTCGCAGCCGGCGCAGCAGCCCGGCGGCGGCGCGCGATAG
- the uvrC gene encoding excinuclease ABC subunit UvrC gives MDIRQKIRTLPTSPGVYLYRNAEGEVIYVGKAKNLRSRVRSYFLEGRAEDAKTGTLLREAVDVDYIVVDNAGEALALENNLIKQKKPRFNILLRDDKTYPYIKLTLGERYPRVYVTRRLRKDGSACYGPYFPASLAYRIVDLIHRHFLVPSCTVDLTREHPRPCLQYYIGRCLGPCVAGLTTPAAYAEAVRDVKLFLEGRHADLSKSLRARMELAAQREQYELAAKYRDLIVTVEQLDEKQRMAAVGGDDADVFGYHFENGMLAVNLFHMRRGKVLDRRELFWEDLPEFAMAGPESAEGDVASDVSRENTATRDEFHPEGFFSALLKQIYIDQQYVPRTIYVPVDFEDRAELEDLLSEKRGTRVEIAVPQRGEKRSLIDLVARNAKQGFDQRFRVMKPGMRAIQEALQDVLLLPSLPKRIECFDISHIQGAETVASMVVWEDGKMKKSDYRKFIIRGINGVDDFASMREVVERRYKRVQAEKRPMPSLVLVDGGVGQLHSAAAALESLQIVTQPLAAIAKREEIIYVHGQEDEPVVLDHHSPVLHLVQTIRDEAHRFAVGFHRQRRAIRDRNSELLEIPGIGARTRQRLLAHFGSLRAVQQADAAALAAVVNKSQAQAIMEHFQKTT, from the coding sequence ATGGACATTCGCCAGAAAATCCGCACCCTGCCGACCAGCCCCGGCGTGTATCTGTACAGGAACGCCGAGGGCGAAGTCATCTACGTCGGCAAGGCGAAGAACCTGCGCAGCCGCGTGCGCTCGTACTTTCTGGAGGGACGCGCGGAAGACGCCAAAACCGGCACGCTGCTGCGCGAGGCGGTGGACGTTGACTACATCGTGGTGGACAACGCCGGCGAGGCGCTGGCGCTGGAAAACAACCTCATCAAGCAGAAGAAGCCGCGCTTCAACATCCTGCTGCGCGACGACAAGACGTATCCGTACATCAAGCTGACGCTGGGCGAGCGGTATCCGCGCGTGTACGTGACGCGCCGGCTGCGCAAAGATGGCAGCGCCTGCTACGGCCCGTACTTCCCTGCGAGCCTGGCCTATCGGATCGTGGACTTGATTCACCGGCATTTTCTGGTGCCGTCGTGCACGGTGGATTTGACGCGCGAGCACCCGCGTCCGTGCTTGCAGTACTACATCGGGCGATGTCTGGGACCGTGCGTCGCCGGCCTGACCACGCCTGCCGCGTACGCCGAAGCCGTGCGCGACGTGAAGCTGTTCCTCGAAGGCCGCCATGCCGACCTGAGCAAGTCGCTGCGCGCGCGCATGGAGCTGGCAGCCCAGCGGGAGCAGTACGAGCTGGCGGCGAAGTATCGTGATCTGATCGTCACCGTGGAGCAGCTCGACGAGAAGCAGCGCATGGCGGCGGTGGGCGGTGACGATGCCGACGTGTTCGGCTATCACTTCGAGAACGGCATGCTCGCGGTCAACCTGTTCCACATGCGCCGCGGCAAGGTGCTGGACCGGCGCGAGTTGTTCTGGGAGGACCTGCCGGAGTTCGCCATGGCGGGGCCGGAGTCGGCCGAAGGAGACGTTGCAAGCGACGTCTCGAGAGAAAACACGGCGACGCGCGACGAGTTCCATCCGGAGGGATTTTTCTCGGCGCTGCTGAAGCAGATCTACATTGACCAGCAGTATGTGCCGCGGACGATTTACGTTCCGGTCGACTTCGAAGACCGCGCGGAACTGGAAGACCTGCTCAGCGAAAAGCGCGGCACGCGGGTGGAGATTGCCGTGCCCCAGCGCGGCGAGAAACGTTCGCTCATTGACCTGGTGGCGCGCAACGCCAAGCAGGGCTTCGATCAGCGCTTCCGCGTGATGAAGCCGGGCATGCGCGCCATCCAGGAGGCGTTGCAGGACGTGTTGCTGCTGCCGTCGCTGCCGAAGCGAATTGAATGCTTCGATATTTCCCACATACAGGGCGCGGAAACGGTCGCGTCCATGGTGGTGTGGGAAGACGGCAAGATGAAGAAGTCCGACTATCGCAAGTTCATCATCCGCGGGATCAACGGCGTGGACGATTTCGCCAGCATGCGCGAGGTGGTGGAGCGCCGCTACAAGCGCGTGCAGGCGGAAAAGCGGCCGATGCCGAGTCTGGTGCTGGTCGATGGCGGCGTTGGGCAGCTGCACTCCGCGGCGGCGGCGCTGGAGTCGCTGCAGATCGTGACCCAGCCGCTGGCGGCGATCGCCAAGCGCGAAGAGATCATCTACGTGCACGGGCAGGAGGATGAACCGGTCGTCCTCGACCACCACTCGCCGGTGCTGCACCTGGTGCAGACCATCCGCGACGAAGCACACCGCTTCGCCGTCGGCTTCCACCGCCAGCGACGCGCGATCCGCGACCGCAATTCCGAGCTGCTGGAGATTCCCGGCATCGGGGCGCGAACACGCCAGCGTCTGCTGGCGCACTTCGGCTCGCTGCGCGCCGTGCAGCAGGCCGACGCAGCCGCGCTCGCCGCCGTGGTCAACAAGAGTCAGGCGCAGGCGATCATGGAACATTTCCAAAAGACAACTTAA